The Pseudomonas sp. SCB32 DNA window ACCTTCAGGCTCGCCGGAATGAACTCGCCCACCGCCGTGCGCAGGCCTTCAGCGGTGACTTCCTGCACCGCCGAACCGGTGAGCACGCGCACGCCGAGTTTCTCCAGCGTCTGGTGCACCGGGCGGCTGATGCGCTCGGGCAGCGCCGGCAGCACGCGCGGGCCGGCCTCGATCAGGGTGATGCGCATGTTCTGCGGCTGGATGCCGGTCAGGCCATAAGCCGCCAGTTCCTGCGCGGCGTGGTGCAGCTCGGCGGACAGCTCCACCCCGGTGGCGCCGGCGCCGACGATGGCGACGCTGATCTGGTCGTCCTTGTCCTGCCCGGCGTGGGCACGCAGGTAATGGGTCAGCAGCAGCTTGTGGAAGCGCTCGGCCTGCTCGCGGGTATCCAGGAAGATGCAGTGATCCGCGGCGCCCTGGGTGCCGAAGTCATTGGTGGTGCTGCCGATGGACAGGACCAGGCTGTCGTACTCAAGGCTGCGCGCCGGAACCAGTTCCGCGCCCTGCTCGTCGAGCGTGGCGGCGAGCTGGATGCGCTTGCCGGCGCGGTCCAGGCCATTGAGACGGCCGAGCTGGAATTCGAAGTGGTTCCATTTCGCCTGGGCGACGTAGTTCAGCTCATCTTCGGAAGAGTTGAGCGAGCCGGCGGCGACTTCGTGCAGCAGGGGTTTCCAGATGTGGGTGAGGTTGGCGTCGACGAGCGTAATGCGCGCCTTGCCCTTTTTACCCAGGGTGCGGCCGAGACGGGTCGCGAGCTCCAGCCCGCCGGCGCCGCCGCCGACGATCACGATACGATGGGACATGTTGCATTCTCATAGCTTAAGGAATCCTGTATCGGCCCGTGGCGGCACGGCGCTCACGCAAGGTAGGCCAGGAGGCGGCTCAGCAGGCCCAGGCCGATGACCACAGCGAGCAAGGCTCCCATCATCAGCCAGGGTTTGAACGGCGCGCGTTCGACCTGGTGGACGGGAGAGCTGAGGTACTGATCGACCTTCTGCTGGTCTTCGGGGCTCAAGCGACTGGGCATGGGCGGCCTCCGTTTGTAATGCCCTGCATTCTAGTAGGGCTCGGGCGGCCCCTCAATGCACAAAGGGGCCAGCGGCTCTCAAAGACCCACGCCCATATCGAACAGCACTGTGCGTCCAAGGCTGCCGCGCAGAAAGTCAGGCGCGTCGGTGTGGGCGAACAGCACCCGGGCGAAGGTAGGGGCGACGATCGAGAGGGAGCGCCAG harbors:
- a CDS encoding NAD(P)/FAD-dependent oxidoreductase gives rise to the protein MSHRIVIVGGGAGGLELATRLGRTLGKKGKARITLVDANLTHIWKPLLHEVAAGSLNSSEDELNYVAQAKWNHFEFQLGRLNGLDRAGKRIQLAATLDEQGAELVPARSLEYDSLVLSIGSTTNDFGTQGAADHCIFLDTREQAERFHKLLLTHYLRAHAGQDKDDQISVAIVGAGATGVELSAELHHAAQELAAYGLTGIQPQNMRITLIEAGPRVLPALPERISRPVHQTLEKLGVRVLTGSAVQEVTAEGLRTAVGEFIPASLKVWAAGIRAPSLLKEIDGLETNRINQLVVRPTLQTTRDDNVFAFGDCAACPMGDGSERTVPPRAQAAHQQASLLAKGLVARLEGKPLPEYRYTDYGSLISLSRFSAVGNLMGNLMGSVKLEGWLARMFYVSLYRMHQMALYGPFRTALLMIADRIGRSTEPRLKLH
- a CDS encoding DUF3094 domain-containing protein, translating into MPSRLSPEDQQKVDQYLSSPVHQVERAPFKPWLMMGALLAVVIGLGLLSRLLAYLA